GGTGGCGTCGACCAGCTCCCGCGGGGCCGGCGGGGGCCCGAAGAAGCGGACCCGGCCCACGGTGGCCGGGAACACCAGCCGGTCCACCGGGAGCCGCAGCTGCATCCAGTGGCCGAACAGCTGCCCGGCGGCGTCCAGCAGCGCCCCCGGGTCGGGGAGGGCCCGCAGGACCCCTTCGATACCGTCCGCGCCCACGGACCGCACCTCGTGCACGGCGGCGAAGCGGGGGCCGTGGAACATCCACCGGTCGCGGTACAGCGCCTGCGCGCTGACGGGGGCGGGCCCCGGATCGCGCAGGGGGGTGGGGTCGGGCGCGGGCGGCGGCTCGTACCGCGGGCCGAGCAGTACGACCACGCTCGCGTACTCGCCGAGGGCGACGCGCGCCCGCCCCGGGCCGTCGCCCCGTACGGTGACCTCGACCTCCACGGCCGGTTCGACGGCGAGCCAGCGCAGGGCCCGGGCGTCCTCGTAGCCGACGACGGCGAGGCCGGGCGGGGCGTGCCGCAGGGCGGCCCCGGCGGCCAGCTCCAGCATGGTGGTCATGGGCACCACGGGGAACCGGTCGGAGTCCTCGGGCCAGCCGTCCGGCTGGAGGTACACGCAGTGGTCCCGCACGTAGGGCAGCTCGGCGAGGGACAACCGCAGGAGTTCCCTGGCCACGGCGCCGCCCGTGCCGACGGGGACCGCTCCGTCAGGGGCCGTGTCCGGGGGCCGTAGCGCCGCCCAGGCCCCGGTGACGCTCCGCGCGGCCGCGCCCGTGTCGGCGAGTACCGCGTCGAGGGCGGACAGCAGCACCGGTCGGGGGGTGGTGGGCTTGGCCGGCGGGGTCGGGGACGCGGGCGTCAGCAGGCCGGCCAGGGAGGTGCGGGCCGCCTCGCCGAGGTGGACCAGCGGGGAACCGAGGTCCAAGGGCACGGCGCGGCGCGCGACGGGGGACGGCGCCGACGCGGCGGCAGGGGCCGCCGCCGCTTCGCTCCCCGGTCCGGTGGTCCCTGCGTCGGCTCCCGCCTCGGCCAGCAGGTCCCAGCGCGGGGCGTGCCCGTCGCTCCACAGGGCGGCGCAGGCGCGGCGCAGCGCCGGGAGGCCGCCGAGCCGGGGCGAGGACGCGGCGACCGAGAGGTGCGGGTGTTCGCGCAGGGTGTCCTCGACGAAACCCGGCAGGCTGCCTGGGCCCAGCGTCACGAAGCGGCGGACTCCCTGGTCCTCGTAGAGCCGCAGGGTCAGCTCGCGGAAGCGGACGGGCTCCAGGAGGTGGCGGACCACCAGCTCCCGTACCCCGGCCGGCTCCGGGGGGAACGGCGCGCAGGTGGTCGCCGACCAGACGGGGAGGGAGGCGGCCCGCAGCGGCAGCCGCTCGAAGGCGCCCCGGACCTGGTCGAGGTAGGGCTCCCACATCGGGGTGTGGAACCCCGACCGGAAGGGCAGCTCCTGGCCGAGCACCCCATCGCCGCGCAACCGGGCCACCGCTGAGGCGACCTGTCCGGGGTCCCCGCAGATCACCGACTGGTGCGGGCAGTTGTCGTGGCTGACGACGACCCGGTCCAGGCCGTGGAGTGCCGCCTGCGCCCGCCGGGCACCGCAGCCGAGTGCCGCGTAGACCAGGTCCGGGACGAGGAGGTCGCCGGGCCGCAGGGAGGAGAGGAAGGTGTCGGCCGCCTCCTGCGGATACATGCCGGCGGCCACCATCGCCGCCCACTCCCCCATGCTGTGGCCCGCGAGGACGTCGGCCTCGATGCCGAGCGCGGGCAGGACCCGGGCGAAGAACCGGCCGGTCGCCATCGCGTCCAGGGCGCGTTCGACGAGGGAGGAGCCCCGGCCCAGCGGGGGCCGGGCCATACCCATCCGGTCCGCGACGTCGTCCAGTACGGGTGCGAACTCCGGTTCCAGGCCCGGGAAGAGGAACGCCGTCCGGCCGCCGAGCGGCTCCGGTGCGAACCATACGTCGCCGCGCCCCCGCCAGGGCCGGCCGCGCGCCACGGCCTTCGCGGCCAGCGCGAGCCGCTGGGGCGTCGGGCCGACCACCGCCAGCCGGCACGGCCCGTCGCCGCGCGACGCCGGGGGCGGTCCCTGTGCCGGTGCCGGTGCCGGCGTCGGCGTGGCCGGTCGGCCCGGTGACGGGTCCGTCAGCCGCTCCGAGAGCAGCTGGGCCAGTTCCGCCGGGCTGTCCGCCGCCAGCAGCAGTACGTCCTCCCCCGCGCGGGCCGGCCCCACCGGCGCGGCCGCGGTTCCCAGCGGCAGGAACCGCCGCACTGGAGCCACCGGGCGGGCGGCCGCCGGGGCCTCCTCCAGCACCACGTGCGCGTTGATCCCGCCGAAGCCGAAGGCGTTGACCCCGGCCCTGCGGGGCTCCGGGCCGCGCTCCCACGGCTCGGCCACCGCCACCGGACGCATCCGGGTCCGTACGAGGTCCGGGTGCGGCTCCTCCAGGTGCAGGGTCGGCGGCAGCACCCCCTCGTGCACCGCGAGGGCCGCCTTGATCAGCCCCGCCATGCCGGAGGCCTGCATGGTGTGCCCGACCATCGATTTCACGGACCCGAAGCCGATGCGGCGCGCGTCACCCGGATCGACCGGCCCGAAGACCCGGGCCAGGGTGTCGAGTTCGGCCGTGTCACCGACCGGGGTGCCGGTGCCGTGCGCCTCCAGCAGCCCGAGCGCGCCCCGTGCCCGCGGGTCGAGCCCCGCCTGTCGCCAGGCCCGCTCCAGTGCCTGCACCTGGCCGGCGACCAGGGGGCTCATCAGGCTTGCCGCCCGGCCGTCCCCGGCCACTGCGGTGCCGCGGACCACCGCGTAGACGCGGTCCCCGTCGCGCTCCGCGTCCGCGAGCCGTTTCAGCAGCACGACCCCGGTGCCCTCGGACAGCAGGGTTCCGTCGGCGCGGCGGTCGAAGGGCCGGATGCGTTCGCTGGGGCTGAGCGCCCGCAGCTGCGTGAACACGCTCCAGAGGGTGGCGATGTGGCAGTGGTGCACGGCCCCCGCGACCACCGCGTCGCAGCGTCCGGCCGCCAGGAGCCCCACCGCCTGGTCCACGGCCAGCAGGGAGGAGGCGCAGGCGGCGTCCAGGGTGTAGGCGGGGCCCCGGAAGTCCAGCCGGTTCGCGGTACGGGCCGCGGTGAAGCTCGGCACCAGCCCGATCGAGGCGTCCGGCCGCTCGGGGCCGAGAGCCTCCTGGAAGGCCGACCGCACCGCCGCGATCCGGTGCTCGCCCAGCTCCGGCGCGAGTTCCCGTAGCGTCTGCGCCAACTGGTGCGCCGTACGCACGCGTTGGTCCAGGCGGGCAGTGGCCACTCCCATGAATCCGCCGCGCCCCAGCACCACGCCGATCCGGGAGCGGTCGGCGGGCAGCCGGTCCTCGCCACCCGCGTCGGCGATGGCCTCGGCCGTGGCGTGCAGGGCCAGCATCTGGTCCGGCTCGGCGCCCTCCACCGCCGCCGGCATGATGCCGAACCGGGTCGGATCGAAGGCGGCGAGGCCGTCGACGAAGCCGCCGCGTCGGCAGTAGAAGCGGTCGCCCGTCACGGGGGCGCCGGCGCCGTCCGGGTCGTAGTACACCTGCGGATCCCAGCGGCCCGGGGGGACTTCACCGATGCAGTCCGTGCCCGCGAGGAGGTTGCGGCGGTATCCGGCCAGGTCGGCCGCCCCGGGGAAGACGGCGCCCATCCCGACGATCGCGGCGTCCGTCGGGCGCGGGCCGGTGCGGTGGTGCCCGTCACTCATCGCCGCGCCCCTCTCGCGCCGTGAGGGCCTCCTGCGCCATCAGGACCACCTGTACGTCGCCTCCGTGCGCGAGTTCGGCGAGGAAGGCGGCGCTGCCGGCCTCCGCAGTGATCAGCGGGACGCCGCGCCGGGCGTACGCGCGTTGCAGCTCGGGGGTGACCATGCCGCCGGCCTCCGCCGCCCAGGGTCCCCAGTCGACGGCCAGGACCCGGCCGGGGAAGGACTCCGCCCAGCTGTGCGCGAGACCGTCGAGGGCGTCGTTGGCCGCGGCGTAGTCGCTCTGGCCGCGGTTGCCGTAGACCCCGGCGACGCTGCCGAAGAGGGCCAGGAACCGTGGTGCGGGCGCCGTACCGTGTTCGGCGGCCGCGGCGGCCAGGTGGCGGGCGCCGGCCACCTTGGTGGTGAACACCTCGGCGAAGTCGGCGGGGCGTTTGTCGCGCAGCAGCCCGTCGCGCAGGATTCCGGCGCCGTGCACGATGCCGTCGAGCCGGCCGTGCCGGGCGCGGATGTCGGCGACGACCGCCCGTACGGTCCGGGCGTCGGTGACGTCGCCCTGGTGGTAGCGGACCGAGGCCGCCGCCGTGGCGAGGGCGTCCAGGGTGGCCCGTACCTCGCGCTCGGCCAGGATCCGGGAGGCCGCCGCCTCGATCTCGGCGGGCTTGCGGAGCCCGGTGGCGATCAGTGCGGCGCGCAGCGCGACCCGGTCGTGCGCGTGGCCGAACCCGTCCCCGGTGGCCGGTGGTTCGGGGGTGCGGCCGAGGAGCTCCACGTGGCAGCCGGTGGCTCGGGCCAGCGCGAGGGAGGTGCGGGCGGTGATCCCGCGGGCGCCGCCGGTGAGCAGCACGACGGAGCGGGCGTCGAGGGGCGCGGACGCGGGGGTGGCGGGCAGGGGCGCGGGCTGCGGGAGGCGGGCGAACCGCGACCCCTGGGCGGTGTACGCGACGGACGCGGGGGCGCCGTCGGCGGCCACCGCCTCGCAGGTCAGCTCGGCCAGCAGCTGCGCCGCGATCTGCTCGGGGGCCTCCTTGGGGTGTACCTCCACGGCTCTGATCAGCGCGCCGGGGAATTCGAGGGCGGCGCTGCGGGCGAAGCCGTGCAGGCCCGCGCCGCGGGTGCCGGGGGCGGTGACGAGGAGCAGCCGGCGCACCCCGCCGGTCAGTGCCCTGCGCAGCCCGGGGAAGGCCCCGGGCAGCACGGGCTCGGCGTCGGGCCCCTCGGGCGCCAGCGCCGACAGGTCCACGACGGCGTCCAGGGCGGCCTCCGCTTCGGCGAGCGGGCGCACGTCGGCCCCGTGGTCCCGCAGGACCCCGGCGAGCGCGGGCGCGACGCCCTGGCCGTCGCCGACGATCCCGATGCGCAGTCCGCGCAGCACGTCGGGGACGCCGGCGGCCGCGGGCAGGGGTACGGGAACGACCCGGAGGCGGCTGAGCGGTGCGGCCGCGTCCGCCGGCGGGGCCGGTCGGGCTGCCGGGGCGGGCGGTGGGGGTGGTGTGGGCGCGGGTGGTGTGGGCGCGGGTGGCAGGCCGGTGCCCGCCCCCGCGAGGGCCGGTTCCGGGGCCGGGGCCGCCGGTACCACCGCGTGGTCCGGCGGGGCCGCTCCGGGGGTGGAGGTGCGGGAGACGACCCAGTCGACGATGCCGCGCAGCGTCTTGATGCGGGACAGTTCCTCGACCGCGGACTCGGCCGTACCGTCAAGGCTTTGCGGAAGCCCGATCCGGTCGGCGAGCGCGCCGGTGATCTCTACCCGCTTGATGGAGTCGATCGAGAGGTCCGCCTCCAGGTCCAGAGCCGGATCCAGCATGTCCCGGGGGTATCCCGTCCGGGCGTGCATGATCTCCAGCACCAGGTCCATCACCTCCTCGGCCGACCGGTGCCCGTCGTGGGCCTGCGGCGCCCGGGTGTCGGGAACGGCCGGGCCCGTCACCCCGGCGGAGGGTGGCGGCACGGTCGCCGCCCGCGGGGCCGGCTGCCCGGCGGCGGTACCGTCTGGCCGGGCATCGGGCCGGCTCAGGGGCCGGCCGTTGTGGGCCGAGGGCGCCGGGGCCGCTTCCGGACCCGGCATCCGGGCGCCTGCGGGCGCCGCCGCGCCGAGGTAGGCCAGCAGGACGTCCCGCTGTGCGTGGACCAGTTCGCGGCTTCCGCGGAGGTACTCCAGGACCGCCTGCTCGGCGCCGGGACCCGTGGCCGCCGCCCGCGCGACCGGCTCGGAACCAGTGAGGACCGGCATTGCGCTCGCGCCGTCGCCGACCGGAGCCGGGCCCGGGACGGCCCACCCCGCCGGCTCGGGGCCCGTGATCACCGGCACTCCGTTCACGGCGTCGGCGGGACCCCGGCCGGCCTGCGCGGCGCCGCCCGCGGCCGCACCCCGCAGGGGCTCGGCCCCCGGCGGCGGGGTGACGCGGACCGCCGGGCGCAGGCCGCCCGGGAGCGGGGCGCCGTCCGAGGTGCGGACGAGGTGGCCGTCGACCAGCCATCCCGGGCGGCGCGGGGCACGGTCCGGCAGGCGGGAGGTGCGGCCGCGGAAGAGGGCGTCCGGGGCGACCGGCACGCCCGCCGCCGCCAGCTCGGCCAGCGCCGTCACCAGCCGGACCAGCCCGTGTTCGCCCGGCACGTCCAGCGGCACCACCGTGTGCGGCCGCCCGTGCAGGATGCGGCCCAGCAGCGCGGAGAGAACCCGGCCCGGGCCCGTCTCCACGAACGTCCGGACGCCGGCCGCGTACATGGCCTCCACCTGCTCGACGAACCGGACCGGCTCCGCGAGCTGGCGCGCGGCAAGGCTTCGTACCTCATCGGCCGAGGCGGGATACGGGCCCGCCGTGGTGTTCGACCACACCTCGACGCCCGGCGCGGACACCGCCGTCACCGCCAGTTCCGCCGCCAGGTCGCCCGCCGCTCCCGCCACCACCCCGCTGTGGAACGCGCAGGCCACGGGCAGCGGTTCGGCCGACAGGCCCGCCCCGCGCAGCGCCGCCACCGCCGCGGCGACGGCCCGTGTCGGGCCCGAGATCACGCACTGCCGGGGCGCGTTGTGGTTCGCCACCACGCACCCGGTGCGTGCCGCCACCTCCCGTACCTCCTCCGGCGCCGCCGACACCGCCGCCATCGACCCCGGATCCGCCCCGGCGGCCGCGACGATCGCCTCGGCCCGGCGGACGCTGAGCCTCAGCAGGTCCGGCGTGTCGTACGCCCCGGCGGCCCAGAGCGCGGTGAGCTCCCCGTACGAGTGTCCGGCCACGTAGTCCGGCCGTACGCCCAGGTCCCGCAGCAGCAGGTGCGCCGCCGCCCCGGCCAGGCCGAGCGCCGGCTGGGCGACCCGGGTGTCGGTGACGGCCGCCCGTCGTGCGGCCCGCTCCTCGGGGGTGAAAGCCGCCGGTGGGAACATCGCCGCGACCACCCCGGCCGGCGCCTCGTCCAGGAGCCCGCGCAGCGCGGGAAAGGCCGTGAACAGCTCGGCGAGCATGCCGGGGCGTTGGCTGCCCTGTCCCGGGAACAGGAACGCCACCCGCCCCGGGTCGGCCGTCTCCTGCCGTACGTGGACCCCTTCCCCCGCGGTGAAGGTCCGCGCCCGCTCCAGCCGGGCCGCCAGTTCGTCGTGGTCTGCGGCGACGACCGCCACGTGGACCGGCCCGGGGTCGGCGGCGGCCTCCGCGGCGAGGTCGCGCAGCGCCCACGGCCGCCCGGCCGCGTCGTTCTCCTCCAGGCGGCCCGCGAGGCGTGCCATCGCCCGGCCGACGGCGCGCCGGTCCTCGCCGCGGAAGCAGAACAGTTCGGCCGGCCACTGTTCCAGCCCGTGCGCGGGTTCCTCGGCCGTGCCGTGACCGGTGAGCACGGCGTGGTAGTTGGTTCCGCCGAAGCCGAAGGCGCTCACGCCGGCGATGCGCCGCTGCGGGGGCTCCGGCCAGGGCCGGGCTTCGGAGGTGAAGGAGAAGGGGCTGGTCCGGGCCTGCCAGGCAGGGTTCGGGGTGTCGACGTGCAGGGTCGGGGGGCGCACGCCCGTGTGGACCGCCCGGGCCGCCTTGATCAGCCCGGCCAGGCCCGCCGCGCACTTGGTGTGCCCGATCTGCGATTTCACCGAGCCCAGTGCGCAGGAGCCGGGTTGGGCTCCGGATGCGGTGAACAGGTCGCTGAGGACGGTCAGTTCCGTGCTGTCACCGACCACGGTGCCGGTGCCGTGCGCCTCGACCAGCCCCACCTCGCCCGGGCTGATCCCGGCGCGCTCGTAGGCCCGTTCCAGCGCTCGCCTCTGGCCTTCGGGCCGGGGTGCGGTCAGACCGAGCGAGCGGCCGTCGCCGGCGGCGCCGACCGCCTTGATCACGGCATAGACCCGGTCGCCGTCACGTTCGGCGTCCGCGAGCCGTTTCAGGACGAGCGCGCCGACGCCCTCGCCGAGGGCGATCCCGTCGGCGGCCGCGTCGAAGGGCCGGCAGCGGCCGCCGGGCGACAGGGCGCGCACGGAGGCGAACATCAGGTAGTCGTTGATGCCGTTGTGCACGTCGGCGCCGCCGCACAACACCATGTCCGAGTCCGCGTCGCGCAGTTGGCGGCAGGCGAGGTCCAGGGCGGCCAGTGAGGAGGCGCAGGCGGCGTCGACCGTGCAGTTCGCGCCGCCGAGGTCGAGGCGGTTGGCGACGCGGCCGGCGATGACGTTGGCGAGGACCCCGGGGAAGGAGTCCTCGGTCAGGTGCGGCAGCTGCTCGTCCAGCGCGGGGGGCAGCTCCCCCAGGTAGGCGGGGTGCAGGGCGCGCAGTCCGTACGCGCCGGCCAGTTCGGTGCCGGCTTCCGCCCCGAAGACCACGGAGGTGCGGGAGCGGTCGAACTCGCGCCCTTTGCCGTATCCGGCGTCGGCGAGGGCGCGGGCGGAGATCTCCAGGGCCAGCAGCTGGACCGGCTCGATGCTGGTGAGGGACGCGGGCGGGATGCCGTAGGCGAGGGCGTCGAAGGGCAGCCGCCCGAGGAAGCCGCCCCAGCGGGAGGGGGTGCGCTCGCCGGCCCGCGCCGGGTCGGCGTCGTAGTAGAGCGCCGGGTCCCAGCGTTCGGCCGGTACCTCGGTCACGGCGTCGGTCCCGGCGAGCACCATGGCCCAGTAGGCGGCGAGGTCGGGGGCGCCGGGGTAGGCGCAGGCCATCCCGATGACGGCGACGTCGAGCGGGTCGGGCCCGGGCTCCGGGGCGGGCTCCGGTCCGGCGAGTTCGGCGGCCCGCCGCTCCAGGAGCGCGGTCGCCCCCTCGGTCACCTGGGCGTGCAGTGCGGCGACGGTGGTGGTCGAGGTACGCAGGGTCGCGGCCTGCCCGAGCATGAACAGCCCTTCCGCGTACTGCTGTTCGGCGCTGACAGCCTCCAACGCGGTGCCCTCCGGCCGGGCCCCCGCGACGTCATCGGCCGCGGGCCGCCGCAGGCCCTTCGAAGCGATCCGCAGGCGGCCCAGGTTGAGGCCCTCCAGCTCCTCCCACATCCGGCGCGGTTCAGTGCCGCTCTCCACGAGCCGGCGCCGGGTCTCCTCGAAGGTGTCGGCGTAGGGCGTGGCCGCGCAGCGCGTCGCGTGGCCGGGCGCGGTGTGCAGCAGCACGGTGCGCGTGCACTCCACCGCCGTCCGCTGGAAGCCCGGCAGCACCGCGCCGGCCGTCACCGCCTCCCGGGTGAACAGGTAGGCCGTTCCCATCAGTACGCCGACCCGCGCGCCGCGCGCCGCCAGTGGTGCGGCGGCCGCCGCCGCCATGGCCGCGGAGCGCTCGTCGTGGATACCCCCGGCGAACAGCACGTCCAGCGCTTCCGGTTCGGGGCAGGCCAGCAGCCGTTCGATCTGCTCCTCCCACAGCGGGAAGGAGGCTCGCGGTCCGACGTGCCCGCCGCACTCCAGCCCCTCGAACACGAACCGGCGGGCCCCTTCGGCGAGGTACCGCTCCAGCAGCCCCGGTGAGGGCACGTGCAGGTGGGTGCGGATGCCTGCGGACTCCAACGGCGCGGCCTGCGCCGGGGTGCCGCCCGCGATGATCGCGTACGGCGGCCGGGCCTCGGCGACGGCCGCCAGCTGCTCGCGCCTGAGTTCCGGCGGGGCGAAGCCGAGCAGGCCCACGCCCCAAGGGCGTCCCCCGAGCCGTTCGGCGCTCTCCGCCAGCAGCCGGCGTACGTCCGGGCCCTCCATCACCGCGAGCGCCAGGTAAGGGACCCCGCCCGCGGCCGCCACCGCCCCGGCGAAGGCGGCCTGGTCGCTGACCCGGGTCATGGGGCCCTGTGCGACGGACGACGGCCGGGTGAGCGGCCGGGCCGACACCGCCGCCGACAGGTGTCCGGTGATGGCGGCCCGGACGGCCCGGAGCACGCCGCCCGTGGTCCGGTGGTGCCCGGCGAGCCGGGCGGCCGAGGCCCCGTCCTGCCCGACCGGCAGCAGCTGCGTCCGCAGGTCCCGGGCGCCGAGCAGGGCGTACACGGGCCCTTCGGGCGGTTCCAGGTCGGGCCGCGCGTAGACGCGGTGTCCGTCGACGAGCCGCGTCTCGGAGCCGTCCATCGCCCTGAGCGCGGCGGCCACCTGCCCGGGCAGACCCGCCTCCCCTTCGGTGGTCAGGGCCAGTTGTACGTCGAGCAGGACCCCGGCCGCTCCGCCCGCGACGGCGGCCGCCGCCGTGTGCGGG
This Streptomyces sp. NBC_00539 DNA region includes the following protein-coding sequences:
- a CDS encoding beta-ketoacyl synthase N-terminal-like domain-containing protein, giving the protein MSDGHHRTGPRPTDAAIVGMGAVFPGAADLAGYRRNLLAGTDCIGEVPPGRWDPQVYYDPDGAGAPVTGDRFYCRRGGFVDGLAAFDPTRFGIMPAAVEGAEPDQMLALHATAEAIADAGGEDRLPADRSRIGVVLGRGGFMGVATARLDQRVRTAHQLAQTLRELAPELGEHRIAAVRSAFQEALGPERPDASIGLVPSFTAARTANRLDFRGPAYTLDAACASSLLAVDQAVGLLAAGRCDAVVAGAVHHCHIATLWSVFTQLRALSPSERIRPFDRRADGTLLSEGTGVVLLKRLADAERDGDRVYAVVRGTAVAGDGRAASLMSPLVAGQVQALERAWRQAGLDPRARGALGLLEAHGTGTPVGDTAELDTLARVFGPVDPGDARRIGFGSVKSMVGHTMQASGMAGLIKAALAVHEGVLPPTLHLEEPHPDLVRTRMRPVAVAEPWERGPEPRRAGVNAFGFGGINAHVVLEEAPAAARPVAPVRRFLPLGTAAAPVGPARAGEDVLLLAADSPAELAQLLSERLTDPSPGRPATPTPAPAPAQGPPPASRGDGPCRLAVVGPTPQRLALAAKAVARGRPWRGRGDVWFAPEPLGGRTAFLFPGLEPEFAPVLDDVADRMGMARPPLGRGSSLVERALDAMATGRFFARVLPALGIEADVLAGHSMGEWAAMVAAGMYPQEAADTFLSSLRPGDLLVPDLVYAALGCGARRAQAALHGLDRVVVSHDNCPHQSVICGDPGQVASAVARLRGDGVLGQELPFRSGFHTPMWEPYLDQVRGAFERLPLRAASLPVWSATTCAPFPPEPAGVRELVVRHLLEPVRFRELTLRLYEDQGVRRFVTLGPGSLPGFVEDTLREHPHLSVAASSPRLGGLPALRRACAALWSDGHAPRWDLLAEAGADAGTTGPGSEAAAAPAAASAPSPVARRAVPLDLGSPLVHLGEAARTSLAGLLTPASPTPPAKPTTPRPVLLSALDAVLADTGAAARSVTGAWAALRPPDTAPDGAVPVGTGGAVARELLRLSLAELPYVRDHCVYLQPDGWPEDSDRFPVVPMTTMLELAAGAALRHAPPGLAVVGYEDARALRWLAVEPAVEVEVTVRGDGPGRARVALGEYASVVVLLGPRYEPPPAPDPTPLRDPGPAPVSAQALYRDRWMFHGPRFAAVHEVRSVGADGIEGVLRALPDPGALLDAAGQLFGHWMQLRLPVDRLVFPATVGRVRFFGPPPAPRELVDATARIREVRAVTVRGDVELRRASGEVWARIEGWTYRRFGADERVWPMKFTPEVCGIGEPRPEGWCLARRRWTDPASRELVMRRYLGAAEREVFERLSPRARDPWLLGRIAAKDALRQALWDAGAGPVFPVEVPVGNDPAGRPLARGPLTGGLRLSIAHKDRIAVALAHPSRTVGIDVEPVTTDPQALVRIAFGPDELRLAEALAARDGTGPAAALTALWCAKEAAAKAEGGGLGGRPRAWRVTEDGDVADGGALLVRSPDGRPYPVRITRLTLEPLDYVVAWTVGPAAPPPVPFPLTEVRHGT
- a CDS encoding SDR family NAD(P)-dependent oxidoreductase, yielding MTPQPPHSAATRDLVVAVSPFEEPHPRIVTAAERAGALGLLDLGREPGAARRGFAELARRLGAGRRYGVRVPAACPTRPQDLPAEVDTVLLADPTNHTATEVAAWAAAAGRPRVWAEVTSRAEAAAAVAAGAGALVAKGHEAGGRVGGATTFVLLQQLLGDPDVGVPVRALGGIGPHTAAAAVAGGAAGVLLDVQLALTTEGEAGLPGQVAAALRAMDGSETRLVDGHRVYARPDLEPPEGPVYALLGARDLRTQLLPVGQDGASAARLAGHHRTTGGVLRAVRAAITGHLSAAVSARPLTRPSSVAQGPMTRVSDQAAFAGAVAAAGGVPYLALAVMEGPDVRRLLAESAERLGGRPWGVGLLGFAPPELRREQLAAVAEARPPYAIIAGGTPAQAAPLESAGIRTHLHVPSPGLLERYLAEGARRFVFEGLECGGHVGPRASFPLWEEQIERLLACPEPEALDVLFAGGIHDERSAAMAAAAAAPLAARGARVGVLMGTAYLFTREAVTAGAVLPGFQRTAVECTRTVLLHTAPGHATRCAATPYADTFEETRRRLVESGTEPRRMWEELEGLNLGRLRIASKGLRRPAADDVAGARPEGTALEAVSAEQQYAEGLFMLGQAATLRTSTTTVAALHAQVTEGATALLERRAAELAGPEPAPEPGPDPLDVAVIGMACAYPGAPDLAAYWAMVLAGTDAVTEVPAERWDPALYYDADPARAGERTPSRWGGFLGRLPFDALAYGIPPASLTSIEPVQLLALEISARALADAGYGKGREFDRSRTSVVFGAEAGTELAGAYGLRALHPAYLGELPPALDEQLPHLTEDSFPGVLANVIAGRVANRLDLGGANCTVDAACASSLAALDLACRQLRDADSDMVLCGGADVHNGINDYLMFASVRALSPGGRCRPFDAAADGIALGEGVGALVLKRLADAERDGDRVYAVIKAVGAAGDGRSLGLTAPRPEGQRRALERAYERAGISPGEVGLVEAHGTGTVVGDSTELTVLSDLFTASGAQPGSCALGSVKSQIGHTKCAAGLAGLIKAARAVHTGVRPPTLHVDTPNPAWQARTSPFSFTSEARPWPEPPQRRIAGVSAFGFGGTNYHAVLTGHGTAEEPAHGLEQWPAELFCFRGEDRRAVGRAMARLAGRLEENDAAGRPWALRDLAAEAAADPGPVHVAVVAADHDELAARLERARTFTAGEGVHVRQETADPGRVAFLFPGQGSQRPGMLAELFTAFPALRGLLDEAPAGVVAAMFPPAAFTPEERAARRAAVTDTRVAQPALGLAGAAAHLLLRDLGVRPDYVAGHSYGELTALWAAGAYDTPDLLRLSVRRAEAIVAAAGADPGSMAAVSAAPEEVREVAARTGCVVANHNAPRQCVISGPTRAVAAAVAALRGAGLSAEPLPVACAFHSGVVAGAAGDLAAELAVTAVSAPGVEVWSNTTAGPYPASADEVRSLAARQLAEPVRFVEQVEAMYAAGVRTFVETGPGRVLSALLGRILHGRPHTVVPLDVPGEHGLVRLVTALAELAAAGVPVAPDALFRGRTSRLPDRAPRRPGWLVDGHLVRTSDGAPLPGGLRPAVRVTPPPGAEPLRGAAAGGAAQAGRGPADAVNGVPVITGPEPAGWAVPGPAPVGDGASAMPVLTGSEPVARAAATGPGAEQAVLEYLRGSRELVHAQRDVLLAYLGAAAPAGARMPGPEAAPAPSAHNGRPLSRPDARPDGTAAGQPAPRAATVPPPSAGVTGPAVPDTRAPQAHDGHRSAEEVMDLVLEIMHARTGYPRDMLDPALDLEADLSIDSIKRVEITGALADRIGLPQSLDGTAESAVEELSRIKTLRGIVDWVVSRTSTPGAAPPDHAVVPAAPAPEPALAGAGTGLPPAPTPPAPTPPPPPAPAARPAPPADAAAPLSRLRVVPVPLPAAAGVPDVLRGLRIGIVGDGQGVAPALAGVLRDHGADVRPLAEAEAALDAVVDLSALAPEGPDAEPVLPGAFPGLRRALTGGVRRLLLVTAPGTRGAGLHGFARSAALEFPGALIRAVEVHPKEAPEQIAAQLLAELTCEAVAADGAPASVAYTAQGSRFARLPQPAPLPATPASAPLDARSVVLLTGGARGITARTSLALARATGCHVELLGRTPEPPATGDGFGHAHDRVALRAALIATGLRKPAEIEAAASRILAEREVRATLDALATAAASVRYHQGDVTDARTVRAVVADIRARHGRLDGIVHGAGILRDGLLRDKRPADFAEVFTTKVAGARHLAAAAAEHGTAPAPRFLALFGSVAGVYGNRGQSDYAAANDALDGLAHSWAESFPGRVLAVDWGPWAAEAGGMVTPELQRAYARRGVPLITAEAGSAAFLAELAHGGDVQVVLMAQEALTAREGRGDE